The sequence CGGGCCCTCCGCGCCTGCGGCGAAGGCAGTAACCCCGGCAGCCCTCGCACCGACACCCACACCAGCACCGGCACCGGCACCGGCACCCACACCCGCACCGCCCTGGTGATCGGCGGCGGCATCGGCGGCCCGGTGGCCGCGATGGCCCTGCGCCGCGCCGGGATCGAGGCCACCGTCTACGAGGCCTACCGCAGCACCGCCGACGGGGTCGGTGCCGGCCTGAGCATCGCCCCCAACGGCCTCAACGCACTCGACCTGATCGGCGCCCGCGAGGCCGTCATGGGCATCGGAACGCCCATGACGGCCATCGCGATGCAGAGTTGGAAAGGCAAGCTGCTCGGCGAGTTCGGCACCCCGGCCGGGCTGCCGCCCGCGCAGTTCGTCTGGCGCGCCGACCTCTACCGGGTGCTCTACGAGGAGGCGGCCGGCCGCGGCATCGAGATCGTGCACGGCAAGCGCCTCGTCTCCGCGCAGGACACCGGCGACGGCGTCACCGCCCGCTTCGCGGACGGCACCGAGGCCCGGGCCGACATCCTGATCGGCGCGGACGGCATCCGCTCCACGGTCCGGTCGATCATCGACCCGGCCGCCCCGCCGCCCCGCTACTGCGGTCTGCTCGGCTTCGGCGGTGAACTGCGCGCCTGCGGACTGCCGTCCACCCGGGACAAGATGATCATGAGCTTCGGCAAGCGCGCCTTCTTCGGCTACCAGGTGGCGGACGACGGCTCCGGCGGATGGTTCGCCAACCTGCCGCGCCCCGAGCCGATGACGCTGGCCGAGGCCCGGGCGGTGAGCTCCGAGGAGTGGCTGACCGTGCTGCGGCGCGCCTTCACCGACGACCGGACCCCGGCACTGGACTTGCTGCGCCGGACCGATCCGGCCGAGCTGATGGTCACCGGCCCGTTCGAGGACATCCCCTCGGTACCGCACTGGAGCCGCGGCCGCCTGGTCCTGCTCGGCGACGCCGCCCACCCGACCTCGCCCAGCTCCGGCCAGGGCGCCTCGCTCGCCATCGAGAGCGCCGTCCAACTGGCCTGCTGCCTACGGGACCTGCCGCACGACCAGGCCTTCGCCCGGTACCAGCAGCTGCGCCGCGGCCGGGTCGAACGGATCATCGGCAACGCCGCCCGCACCAACTCCGACAAGGCCGCCGGCCCGGTCGGCCGGGTGCTGCGGGACGCGGTGATGTCGGTGGCGATGAGGTTCGTCAAGCCGGAGAAGCTGGCCTGGCAGTTCGCCCACCGCATCGACTGGGACACCCCGGTCACCGCGTGAGCAGTGTCAGTGGACCAGTCCGTGCTCCCGCAACGGCCCGACCTTCAACCCCTGCTCCGCACACAGCTCCAGCAGTCGCGGCAGCGCGCCCAGCGTCGAGCGCCAGGCCTGCGGCGCGGAGGTGCAGTCGGAGTCGTGCAGCAGCACCGTGCCGCCGGCCAGCGGGGCGCGGGTCACGGTGCGCAGGACGGAGGCGGGGGTGGCGCGGGCGGTCCAGTCCTGGCCCCAGTGCGTCCACAGCACCGTGCGCAGGCCGTTCTCCCGAGCGGCGTACAGCGCCGAGGCGTTGAGGACGCCGTAGGGCGGGCGGTACCAGCGGGGTTCCTGGCCGGTCACCGAGGCGATCAGCTCGCGGGCCCGGCGCACGTCGTCCCTGGTGGCCCGGGGGGAGCGGATCAGCAGCGGGCGGTGGGCCCAGCCGTGGACCGCGACCTCGTGGCCGGCGGCGACCAACTCGCGGCCGAGTTCGGGGCACTTGAGCAGCATCTGGCCGAGCAGGAAGAAGGTGGCCTTGGTGCCGGTCTTCTCCAGTTCGGCCAGGAAGAGCGGGGTGGAGGCGGGGTCGGGGCCGTCGTCGAAGGTGAGCGCGACGTGTCCGGGGTCGCCGGGGCCGCTCAGCCGGGGCGCGAGCAGCGGGCGGACCGGGCCGAGCGAGGTGAGGGCGGGCAGGCTGTGGCCGACCGCGAGGGCGCCGGCGGTCAGGGCGAGAGCCCGGGACGTCTTCACGAGGCCACCTCCAGGATCGGTGCGGGCACACCGCCCGCCAGGGCGGCGACCAGCTGCTCGGCACCGGGCGCGAAGCGCGGCGCGCGGACCGGGCCGGCGGCGAGCGCCTCGACCAGCGCCTTGCCCAGCCGGCGTTCGCCGCGGATCCACACCGCGAGCCCGGCCTCGTCCAGCGCGGCCGCGTTGGTCACCCCGTGGCCCGGCAGGCAACGGTAGCTGACCACCGGGACGCCACTGGCCATCGCCTCAAGCGAGGTGAGCCCGCCGGCGTTCTGCACCACCACGTCGCAGGCGCGCAGCAGGGCGGGCATGTCGGCCACCCAGCCGAGCGCCACCCCGGTGCCGGACTGGACCAGGCGCTGGCGCAGCGCCTCGTTGTGTCCGCAGACGGTGACGGGGACGGCGACGCCGGTCTCGGCGATCTCACGGGCCGTCAGCTCGACTTCGCCGACGCCCCAGGAGCCCGCGGTGACCAGGGCGATCGGCCGGTCGGCGGGCAGGCCGAAGCGGGCCCGTTCGCGCTGCACCTCGGCGTCGGAGCGGGCCGGGCGGCAGGCGGGGCCGACCAGCGGGCCGCAGATCTCGATGTCGGCGGCGCCGTGCTTGACCGCCTGGACGGCGGCGACCTGGTGCAGCGCCAGATGCAGGTCGACGCCCTCGGCCACCCAGAGCGGGTGCACCGACATGTCGGTGAGGAAGGTGGCGACCGGCACGCCGATACCGCCGCTGCGGCGCAGCCGGCCGAGCGCCTGGCTGGCCAGCGGGTAGGTGGAGACCACGGCGGCCACGTCGGGGCCGATCAGCGCCCTGGTCCGCTTGGCGGCGGCCGCGGCGAAGAGCGAGCCGACCAGTCCGGAGGAGCCGCGGTGCTTCTCGAGGCCGCGCAGCAGCCAGCCCCAGGCCCAGGGCGCGACCTTCAGCTCCAGGGCGTAGCTGCCCCGCAGCAGTCGGCCGCAGCCGCGCGGCAGCAGGTCGAGGAAGTCGTGGCACTCGGCGTCGAACCCGGCCTCGCGCAGGCGGCGCACCAGCTCGCGGGCGGCGCCGTCGTGGCCCGCCCCTACGCTCGCGGAGACTACGGTGATCCGGCGCGGCTGTCTGGACCGCATCAGGCTCCTTCCAAGGTGCGCCCAACAGCTCTGCTGGGCCCACGAGTTCACTGCGTGGTACGCCGCCCGACGCCGCGCGCTGTGCCGACAGGATCCGGCGGAGCGGCCCGGGGCCGGTCCGCGGTGCCATCGGTCTGGCCCGTGACGGTAGGCCGTCCAGCCGGAGCCCGCGTGGCGGGGACCCGGACACCAGGTGTCGGCCCGCCGACGGGTCGGCCAACTGCCAGGAGAATCACCGGAGATAGCCGATTTGTCCCCCAGGTCCGCGAGCAGACGTGCCATCCCCCGCGAGCGGACCTGCCACAGCATGGGACGCGGAAGCTGAAGGCGAGCTGAAGGGAGCTGAAGGGGTCTTCAGCAAACGCCGATCCGGGCCTGCGATCCTGATCCGCATGCGGGTACTGGTGGTGGAGGACGAGCAGCGGCTGGCCGCGGCGCTGCAGCGCGGGCTGCAGGCCGAGGGCATGACGGTCGACGTGGCCCACGACGGACCGCAGGGCCTCTGGCTGGCCGGCGAGCACGACTACGACGTGATCGTGCTGGACATCATGCTGCCCGGCGTCAACGGCTACCGGGTCTGCGCCCGGCTGCGGGCGGCCGGCAACGAGGCCGGCATCCTGATGCTGACCGCCAAGGACGGCGAGTACGACGAGGCCGAGGCGCTGGACACCGGTGCCGACGACTTCCTCTCCAAGCCCTTCTCCTACGTGGTGCTGGTGGCCCGGCTGCGGGCGCTGGCCCGGCGCACCGGACGGCGGCGCCCGCAGTCGCTGGAGTTCGGCGACCTGGTGCTGGACCCGGCCCGGCACGGCTGCACCCGCGGCGGCACGCCGATCAGGCTCACCGCGCGGGAGTTCGCGGTGCTGGAGTACCTGGCCCGGCGGGCCGGCGAGGTGGTCCCGAAGCGGGAGATCCTGGAGCAGGTCTGGGACAGCGCCTTCGAGGGCGACCCCAATGTGGTGGAGGTCCACATCAGCGCGGTGCGCCGCAAGATCGACGCGCCGTTCGGGCGCTCCGCGCTGGAGACCATCCGGGGTGCCGGCTACCGGCTGGCGGCCGACGGTGGCTGACGCCTCCCGGATACCCACACCCGCCGAACCGCGCATACCCGCACCCGCCGGACCCCGCCGACCCGCCGCGCCCGCCGAACCCCGCCGCTGCGGCCTGCGCCGGCTGCGGCCGATGACGGTCCGGGCCCGGGCCACCCTCGGCGCCAGCTCGGTGGTCGCCATCGCGCTGGCCATCGCCGCGCTCTCGCTGCTCGGCCTGCTGGACGCGAACCTGCTGCACAACGCGGAGAGCGACGCCGAGGCGCAGGCCACCGGCGTCGCCCAGCTCGCCCAGGAGGGCCGGCTCACCCCGCTGCTGCCGCCCACCCACGGCGCCGACTTCCTCCAGGTGGTGGCCGCCGACGGCACCGTGCTGAGCGCCAGCCAGAACCTGACCGGCCGGCCGGCGATCGTCGACCGCCGGCCGAGCACCCCCGGCACGATCTTCAGCACCTGGGACATCGGCCCGCTCGGCGAGGAGCACCGCCAGCGGGTGGTCCAGGTGACCACCGAGACCGGCGGCGGCCTGGTCACCGTCTACGCGGGCACCTCGCTGCGGGACTTCGACGCCGCCGACGCCACCACCACGACGGCGCTGGTGGTCGGCATGCCGCTGCTGCTGCTCACGGTGGCCGCCGTCACATGGTGGGTCACCGGCCGTGCGCTGCGCCCGGTGGAGGCGATCCGGGCCGAGGTGGCCGCGATCAGCGACCGCGACCTGCACCGCCGGGTGCCGGTGCCGCAGACCCACGACGAGGTCGCCCGACTCGCCGTCACCATGAACGCCACCCTCGACCGGCTGGACGCCTCCGGACGGCGCCAGCGGCAGTTCATCGCGGACGCCTCGCACGAGCTGCGCAGCCCGATCACCGTGCTGCGCACCCAGCTGGAGGTGGCGCTCGCGGTGCGCGACCCGGCGGCCTGGCCGGAGCTGATCGGCGGCGCGCTGGAGGACACCGACCGGCTGCAGCAGCTCGCCGCCGACCTGCTGCTGCTGGCCAGGATCGACGCGGCCGAGCCGCTGCCGGCCCGCCCGGTGGACCTCACCGAGCTGGTCGGCGAGGCGGTGGCCAAGCGGCGCGGCGACCGGCTGCCGGTCCACGCCGAGCTGACCCCGGGGGTGCGGGTGGCCGGCAGTGGGCTCTGGCTGACCCGGGTGGTGACCAACCTGCTGGACAACGCGCAGCGGTTCGCCGAGCGCGAGGTCACGGTGCAGCTGCGGACCGTCGAGGACGGGCGGCTGGCGGTGCTGGAGGTCACCGACGACGGACCCGGCATTCCGCCGGCCGACCGGGAACGGGTCTTCGAGCGCTTCACCCGACTGGACGACGCGCGCAGCCGCGACCACGGCGGCGCGGGCCTGGGCCTGGCGATCGCCCGTGACCTGGCCGTCCACCACGGCGGCACGCTCACCGCCGAACCGGCCGAGCGCGGCGCCCGACTGGTGGTGAGCCTGCCCATCCACCTCCCGGCCGACGAGTCCGCCTGCCCGAGCCGTTAGGGTCTGCTGCGGTCGCGAGTTCGGTTGGTCGGCGGAACCTGGTGATTCGGCGAAGGGTTTCCGTTATCGGCCGGGTCCGACCGGGTCTCCCACAGTGGACGGGTCATTGAGGAGAGTGGGCACGGGTGGACAGGGACAGGTACCGCGATGTGGCGGACCGGGCGCGGCTGGGGGACGAGAGTGCCCGGCAGGAACTGCTCGCCGGCCACCTCCCGCTGGTCTACAACATCGTCGGCCGGGCGCTGAACGGACATCCGGACACGGATGACGTGGTGCAGGAGACCATGCTGCACGCGGTGAACGGGCTGCCCGGGCTGCGCGAGCCGGGTGCCTTCCGCAGCTGGCTGGTGGCGATCGCGATGAACCAGGTGCGTCACCGCCACCGGGCCCGCCAGGCCGACCGGAGCGCCCAGGCCAGCGGCCCGCTCGATCTCGACCAGGCCAGTGAACTGGCCGACCCGGCCGGTGACTTCGTCGGCCTGACGATCGTCCGCCTCGGCCTGTCCGGGCAGCGGCACGAGGTCGCCGAGGCGACCCGCTGGCTGGACGAGGCCGACCGCGAGGTGCTGGCCCTGTGGTGGCAGGAGGCGGCCGGCGAGCTGAGCCGCCCGGAGCTGGCTGCGGCGCTGGAGCTGAGCCCGCAGCACACCGCCGTGCGGGTGCAGCGGGTCAAGGAGCGCCTCGACGCGGCCCGCTCGCTGGTCCGGGCGCTGGCAGCCCGGCCGGGCTGCCCCGGGCTGGCCGAGCTGACGGCGGCTTGGGACGGCACGCCGGGAGCGCTGTGGCGCAAGCGGATCGCCCGGCACGTCCGCGACTGCGCGCCCTGCCAGGGGCAGGCGCGGGACCTGGTGCCGGCCGAGGGTCTGCTGGCGGGCCTGGCGCTGCTGCCGCTGCCCCGGCACCTCGCCACTCAGCCGGTGTCGGCGAGCCTGCCGACCGGCTCCCACGGCGCTGGTGGGCACCGGGCCGGCAACCGGTCGGGCACCCGGCCCGCCGGACGGCGCGCAGCGCGCCTTCGGGCCAGGACCCGCGGCCGACGTCGGCGTCTGGCGGTGGCCGCGCTCGCGGTGCTGGCCACCGTGGCGGCGGCGGGCCTGGTCTGGGACGGAGTGCGGCCCGCCGGGGACCCGGCGCCCCGGGCCGGCGGCGCGCCGACCACGCAGGCCGAGTCGATCTCGGAGGCCATCCCGGGCACGGCGGGTGTGCTGGTGGACGCGGTGGCGGGCGGCCTGCCCTCGGTCACGCCCGCGCCGGTGCCCAGTACCACCCCGCCCTCGCCCTCGGCGCCGCCGAGCACCGCCGCCCCCACCCCCACTCCCACCCCCACTGCTGCCCCCACCCCCGCACCGACGCCGAGCCGCAGCTCGGCCGCCCCCCGCACGCCCACCAGCCCGAACGTGGCGGCCTATCAGCAGCAGGTGCTGGACCTGGTCAACTCGCAGCGGTCCCAGAACGGTTGCGGCCCGCTCAGCTCCAACGCCAAGCTGCAGCTGGCCGCCCAGCGGCAGTCCGACGACATGGCGGCCCGCCAGTTCTTCGACCACACCAACCCCGACGGCGCCGGCCCCCAGCAGCGGATCGACGCGGCGGGCTACCAGTGGAGCAGCTGGGGCGAGAACATCGCCCGCGGCCAGAGCGATCCGGCCTCGGTGATGGACAGTTGGATGAACAGCCCCGGCCACCGGGCCAACATCCTCAACTGCGCCTTCAAGGAGATCGGCGTCGGCGTCCACCTGGGCCCCGGCGGCCCCTGGTGGACCCAGGACTTCGGCTCCCCGTCCTGAAAACGAGCGGTCCCGCTCACCGGGCAGGCCTGGTGAGCGGGACCGTCGACGGACCGTCAGTGCACGTCCTCGCCCGGGGGCTCGGGTGTCTCGACCGGCAGCGCCGCCGCCTGCACCTCGGCCCGACCGAGCGCGAGGTGCGCGGCGCAGGCCACCACCACCCAGGCGAGACCGCCGCTGTGGGTGTAGGCATGGCCGGCGGTGTGCAGCTGCTGCTCGGTGCCGCAGTAGAGACAGGCGTTGGCGTGCAGCTGTTCGCCACTGACCAGCAACTGCTGGGCGGGCCCCTCGATCGGGTGGTAATCGATCGGAATCGGCGGCCGGGCGGCGGTGAGCTGGTGGGATGTCAGGTCCGAGGTCATCGGGTCAGCTCCAGGGTGAGAACTCCAGGGTCCTGGGCGGATCCGGCTCCGGTCACCCTGTGTGGCCGCTCGACTCCGCCCATATGCTCAGACTGGCCCTGCCGCGCGGCGACCGCACCCCGGATGGTCAGATTGGCCACCCTTTTCGGCTGAACGCTCGTCATCCCCCGGCCATCGTGCGTTACCCCAGCCACTGCAGCAGCGGGTTCAGCGGCCACGCCTCCCAAATCATTCCAGGACAGAACGATTTCCAGATGCTACCGTTCCTCCCATGAATGACGTCACCCCCTTGCCGGCCACCACGACCTTCCGGCTCGGCGCCCTCGGCAGCATCGTCACCGCCCGGTTCACCGAGCGGATCGGGGCGCTGGGCCTCAAGCCGAAGGACGTCGGCCTGCTCACCCTGCTGCACGACGACGGCCCGGTCTCCCAGCTGGAGGCCGCCCGCGGCATGGGCGTGGCCCCCAGCCTGATGGTCACCGTCGCCGACCGGCTTGAGGCGCTCGGCGCACTGCGGCGGCTGCGCGACCCGGGCGACCGGCGCCGCCAGCACCTGGTGCTGACCGAGCAGGGTCGGGCGCTGCTGGCCCGCTGCGCCACCACCGCTCAGGAACTGGACGCCGAGCTCACCGCGGGCCTGGACGAGCGGGACCGCGCGGCCCTCAACCACGCACTCGGCCGACTCGCCGCCGCCAACGGCCTGCCGCACTGAAACGGCTGCATTGAAACGGCTGCATTGAAACTGCCGTGCTGAAGCTGCCGCACTGAAAAATCGGGCCCCCTGGCACCACAGCAGGTGACAGAGTGTCAGGATGCCGACCACCTCGCTGCCCGCTCAGCTCATCCGCACCCGTCGTTTCACGCTCGGCGTCCCGGGCCGGTTCACCCTTCGCCCGGACGGCGCCACCGTCCTCTTCCTGCGCAGCCGGGCCGGCGACGACCCGGTCGGCTGCCTCTGGTCGCTCGACCTGGACACTGCGGCCGAACGCCTGCTGGTGGACCCGGTCGAGCTGCTCGGCGGCGCGACCGAGCGGCTCTCCGAGGAGGAGCGGACCCGGCGCGAGCGGACCCGCCAGCAGGGCGGCGGCATCGTCGGGTACGCCACCGACGCCACCGCCGCGCTGGCCGCCTTCGCCCTCTCCGGCAGCCTGTGGACGGTCGACACCGTGACCGGCGCGGCCCGCCGGCTGCCCGCCGAGGGCCCGGTGGTGGACCCGCGCCCGGACCCGACCGGCCGCCGGATCGCCTACCTGAGCGGCGCCGCGCTGCGGGTGATCGAGGCGGACGGGACCGGCGACCGGGCGGTGGCCGTCCCGGACGGGCCGGAGGTCTCGTTCGGGCGCCCCGAGCACGTGGCCGCCGAGTCGATGGGCCGAACCCGCGGCTACTGGTGGTCCCCCGACGGCGAACGCCTGCTGGTCGCCCGGGTGGACGAGTCCCAGGTCCCCGTCTGGTACATCGCCGACCCGGCCCAACCGGCCCGTCGCCCCCGCTCGGTCCGCTACCCGACCGTCGGCAGCCCCAACGCCGAGGTCACCCTCTGGCTGACCGACCTGGACGGCACCCGCACCGAGGTCCGCTGGGACCGGGCCGCATTCGAGTACCTGACCGAGGCCGGCTGGGACGCGCACGGCCCGTTCGCCGCCGTGCAGACCCGCGACCAGCGCACCGTACGCCTGCTCGCCGTGGACCCCGGCGACGGCGCCACCAGCACCCTGCACGAGCAGCACGACGAGCACTGGGTGCAGCTGCTCCCCGGCCTGCCCGCCCGCACCGCCGCCGGCGCCCTGCTCGGCTTCGCCGACGAGGGCGCGACCAGGCAGCTGACCGTCGACGGAAAGCCGGTCACCGAGCCCGGCCTGCAGCTGTTCGAGGTGCTCGACGTGGACGGCGAGGAGGTGCTCTTCGCCGCCTCCGCCGAGCCGACCGAGGCGCATCTGTGGAGCTACCACCCCGAGCGCGGCATCCGGCGCCTGACCGAGCAGCCCGGGCAGCACACCGGCGCACTGCGGGCCGGCACGCTGGTGCACACCGCCCGCTCGCTGGACTTCCCCGGCAGCCGGACCACCGTGCGACGCCCCGACGGGCCGGCCGTCCCGATCACCTCGAAGGCCGAGACCCCGGCGCTCGCACTGCGCGTCGAACTGTCCGCCGTCGGGCCCCGCGAGCTGCGCACCCAGCTCTTCCTGCCGTCCTGGCACCGGCCGGGCGACCAGCCGCTGCCGGTGCTGCTCGATCCGTACGCGGGCCCGGCCATGCAGAAGGTGGTCCATGCGCAGAGTGGGCTGACCCAGGTGTCGCAGTGGTTCGCCGAGCAGGGCTTCGCGGTGCTGGTGGTGGACGGCGCCGGCACGCCGGGGCGCGGCCCGCTCTGGGAGCGCGAGGTGGCCGGCTCGATCCTCGACCCGGTGCTGGACGACCAGGTGGCCGCCCTGTACGAGACCGCCGAGCGCCGCCCCGAGCTGGACCTCGGCCGGGTGGCGATGCGCGGCTGGTCGTACAGCGGCACCCTGGCGGCCGCCGCCGTCCTGCGACGACCGGAGGTCTTCCACGCCGCCGTGGCCGGCGCCCCCGTCACCGACCAGCGCCTGTACGACACCCACTGGCGCGAGCGCTTCCTCGGCCTTCCCGAGGAGCACCCCGACCGCTACGACTCCTGCTCACTGCTGCTGGACGCGCCGAAGCTGCGCCGACCGCTGCTGCTGATACACGGGCTGGCCGACGACAACGTCTTCCCGGCCCACACGCTGCGGCTGTCCAGCGCGCTGCTGGCGGCCGGGAAGGCGCACGAGGTGCTGCCGCTCAGCGCGACCACGCACGCCGCCAACAACTCCCAGCTGCTGGGCCACCAGCTGGCCTTCCTGCGGCGCAGCCTCGGCTGAGCGCCGACCGGCCCCGGGGCTCAGGGCTGGACGTCGCTGCGGCCGCAGACCCAGGCGAGCGCGTCGTGCACACCGCGGGCGTAGTCGCGCAGTTCGGCGTCCATCCGCAGGTCCAGATGGCGGACCTGGGCGGCCTGCTGCTCGGCGCCGAGCTGCGCCGGGCAGGGGCCCTCGGGGCCGCTGGCGACGCTGGCGGTCACCGGGGCGAGCCGGCTGCGGCCGAGCGCCCAGCGGTAGCCGTCCAGCGCGCCGTGGTGCGCGTGCGAGGGCTCGAACGGGGTGTCGCCGATGTACTCGAGGCGCGCGAGCGCCTCCTCAACCTGCTCCCGGGAACGTGCCCCGACCCGGGACGTCACTTCGTGGCTGGTCATGACCGCAGACTAAGCACGGCCGGGCGGGCGGGCGCGCCCGGACGGCCAAGGGGGCGAACCGCGATCCGGAGTTCCGGCACGGCCATTTGTGGCTACTCGCCGGTCCCAGGTGCGCGGGCGGGCATGTCGGCTCCACACTCGTGAGTGCAGGGCCATCCGGCCGACCGCGCCCCGACCAACGGAGGCTTCCCATGTCCGAGCCCATCGACAGCGAGTCGCCCACTCCCGACCACCTGCTGCACACCGGAGCCGA is a genomic window of Kitasatospora azatica KCTC 9699 containing:
- a CDS encoding S9 family peptidase, translating into MPTTSLPAQLIRTRRFTLGVPGRFTLRPDGATVLFLRSRAGDDPVGCLWSLDLDTAAERLLVDPVELLGGATERLSEEERTRRERTRQQGGGIVGYATDATAALAAFALSGSLWTVDTVTGAARRLPAEGPVVDPRPDPTGRRIAYLSGAALRVIEADGTGDRAVAVPDGPEVSFGRPEHVAAESMGRTRGYWWSPDGERLLVARVDESQVPVWYIADPAQPARRPRSVRYPTVGSPNAEVTLWLTDLDGTRTEVRWDRAAFEYLTEAGWDAHGPFAAVQTRDQRTVRLLAVDPGDGATSTLHEQHDEHWVQLLPGLPARTAAGALLGFADEGATRQLTVDGKPVTEPGLQLFEVLDVDGEEVLFAASAEPTEAHLWSYHPERGIRRLTEQPGQHTGALRAGTLVHTARSLDFPGSRTTVRRPDGPAVPITSKAETPALALRVELSAVGPRELRTQLFLPSWHRPGDQPLPVLLDPYAGPAMQKVVHAQSGLTQVSQWFAEQGFAVLVVDGAGTPGRGPLWEREVAGSILDPVLDDQVAALYETAERRPELDLGRVAMRGWSYSGTLAAAAVLRRPEVFHAAVAGAPVTDQRLYDTHWRERFLGLPEEHPDRYDSCSLLLDAPKLRRPLLLIHGLADDNVFPAHTLRLSSALLAAGKAHEVLPLSATTHAANNSQLLGHQLAFLRRSLG
- a CDS encoding MGDG synthase family glycosyltransferase, which codes for MRSRQPRRITVVSASVGAGHDGAARELVRRLREAGFDAECHDFLDLLPRGCGRLLRGSYALELKVAPWAWGWLLRGLEKHRGSSGLVGSLFAAAAAKRTRALIGPDVAAVVSTYPLASQALGRLRRSGGIGVPVATFLTDMSVHPLWVAEGVDLHLALHQVAAVQAVKHGAADIEICGPLVGPACRPARSDAEVQRERARFGLPADRPIALVTAGSWGVGEVELTAREIAETGVAVPVTVCGHNEALRQRLVQSGTGVALGWVADMPALLRACDVVVQNAGGLTSLEAMASGVPVVSYRCLPGHGVTNAAALDEAGLAVWIRGERRLGKALVEALAAGPVRAPRFAPGAEQLVAALAGGVPAPILEVAS
- a CDS encoding sensor histidine kinase; the encoded protein is MRRLRPMTVRARATLGASSVVAIALAIAALSLLGLLDANLLHNAESDAEAQATGVAQLAQEGRLTPLLPPTHGADFLQVVAADGTVLSASQNLTGRPAIVDRRPSTPGTIFSTWDIGPLGEEHRQRVVQVTTETGGGLVTVYAGTSLRDFDAADATTTTALVVGMPLLLLTVAAVTWWVTGRALRPVEAIRAEVAAISDRDLHRRVPVPQTHDEVARLAVTMNATLDRLDASGRRQRQFIADASHELRSPITVLRTQLEVALAVRDPAAWPELIGGALEDTDRLQQLAADLLLLARIDAAEPLPARPVDLTELVGEAVAKRRGDRLPVHAELTPGVRVAGSGLWLTRVVTNLLDNAQRFAEREVTVQLRTVEDGRLAVLEVTDDGPGIPPADRERVFERFTRLDDARSRDHGGAGLGLAIARDLAVHHGGTLTAEPAERGARLVVSLPIHLPADESACPSR
- a CDS encoding response regulator transcription factor, which translates into the protein MRVLVVEDEQRLAAALQRGLQAEGMTVDVAHDGPQGLWLAGEHDYDVIVLDIMLPGVNGYRVCARLRAAGNEAGILMLTAKDGEYDEAEALDTGADDFLSKPFSYVVLVARLRALARRTGRRRPQSLEFGDLVLDPARHGCTRGGTPIRLTAREFAVLEYLARRAGEVVPKREILEQVWDSAFEGDPNVVEVHISAVRRKIDAPFGRSALETIRGAGYRLAADGG
- a CDS encoding polysaccharide deacetylase family protein, with the translated sequence MKTSRALALTAGALAVGHSLPALTSLGPVRPLLAPRLSGPGDPGHVALTFDDGPDPASTPLFLAELEKTGTKATFFLLGQMLLKCPELGRELVAAGHEVAVHGWAHRPLLIRSPRATRDDVRRARELIASVTGQEPRWYRPPYGVLNASALYAARENGLRTVLWTHWGQDWTARATPASVLRTVTRAPLAGGTVLLHDSDCTSAPQAWRSTLGALPRLLELCAEQGLKVGPLREHGLVH
- a CDS encoding sigma-70 family RNA polymerase sigma factor: MDRDRYRDVADRARLGDESARQELLAGHLPLVYNIVGRALNGHPDTDDVVQETMLHAVNGLPGLREPGAFRSWLVAIAMNQVRHRHRARQADRSAQASGPLDLDQASELADPAGDFVGLTIVRLGLSGQRHEVAEATRWLDEADREVLALWWQEAAGELSRPELAAALELSPQHTAVRVQRVKERLDAARSLVRALAARPGCPGLAELTAAWDGTPGALWRKRIARHVRDCAPCQGQARDLVPAEGLLAGLALLPLPRHLATQPVSASLPTGSHGAGGHRAGNRSGTRPAGRRAARLRARTRGRRRRLAVAALAVLATVAAAGLVWDGVRPAGDPAPRAGGAPTTQAESISEAIPGTAGVLVDAVAGGLPSVTPAPVPSTTPPSPSAPPSTAAPTPTPTPTAAPTPAPTPSRSSAAPRTPTSPNVAAYQQQVLDLVNSQRSQNGCGPLSSNAKLQLAAQRQSDDMAARQFFDHTNPDGAGPQQRIDAAGYQWSSWGENIARGQSDPASVMDSWMNSPGHRANILNCAFKEIGVGVHLGPGGPWWTQDFGSPS
- a CDS encoding MarR family winged helix-turn-helix transcriptional regulator, coding for MNDVTPLPATTTFRLGALGSIVTARFTERIGALGLKPKDVGLLTLLHDDGPVSQLEAARGMGVAPSLMVTVADRLEALGALRRLRDPGDRRRQHLVLTEQGRALLARCATTAQELDAELTAGLDERDRAALNHALGRLAAANGLPH
- a CDS encoding FAD-dependent oxidoreductase; translation: MIGGGIGGPVAAMALRRAGIEATVYEAYRSTADGVGAGLSIAPNGLNALDLIGAREAVMGIGTPMTAIAMQSWKGKLLGEFGTPAGLPPAQFVWRADLYRVLYEEAAGRGIEIVHGKRLVSAQDTGDGVTARFADGTEARADILIGADGIRSTVRSIIDPAAPPPRYCGLLGFGGELRACGLPSTRDKMIMSFGKRAFFGYQVADDGSGGWFANLPRPEPMTLAEARAVSSEEWLTVLRRAFTDDRTPALDLLRRTDPAELMVTGPFEDIPSVPHWSRGRLVLLGDAAHPTSPSSGQGASLAIESAVQLACCLRDLPHDQAFARYQQLRRGRVERIIGNAARTNSDKAAGPVGRVLRDAVMSVAMRFVKPEKLAWQFAHRIDWDTPVTA